The Halanaerobium praevalens DSM 2228 genome contains a region encoding:
- a CDS encoding BMP family ABC transporter substrate-binding protein, whose amino-acid sequence MKYKFNLILIILILFLFSNLVSAQTLEVALVSDIGGFEDYNYNQQLKDSLIKAANDFDLVVKFEESNLMSEYLEKINGYAENRFDLIWGLGFTMEQAIREAAQMYPKRNFVLFDGRVKEENVKSIIFNKKEAGFLAGLVAGFETNTKNVAFIGGKNNKEITEYQLGFEKGVKAVNAEIKIYNEYLASFNDFSRAKKVTKKLAVKKVDIVFYAAGASGQGIIETALQENLKLISLAAADINLAPNNMLTVILKNTDYLVKKVITDYQNSNYENGVKEYGLAENALIIDQDQAKDMMITKNIKKIEEYKQRYLSNEIK is encoded by the coding sequence ATGAAATATAAATTTAATTTAATTTTAATTATTTTAATTCTATTTTTATTTTCTAATCTAGTTTCTGCTCAAACTTTAGAAGTTGCTTTAGTAAGCGATATTGGTGGTTTTGAAGATTATAATTATAATCAACAGTTAAAAGATTCCTTAATTAAAGCTGCCAATGATTTTGATCTGGTAGTTAAATTTGAAGAATCAAATTTAATGTCTGAGTACTTAGAGAAAATTAATGGTTATGCTGAAAATAGATTTGATTTAATTTGGGGGCTTGGCTTTACCATGGAGCAAGCAATTAGAGAAGCAGCCCAGATGTACCCAAAGCGTAATTTTGTGTTATTTGATGGTAGAGTAAAAGAAGAAAATGTTAAATCAATTATTTTTAATAAAAAAGAAGCAGGCTTTTTGGCAGGACTTGTAGCTGGTTTTGAAACAAATACTAAAAATGTTGCTTTTATAGGTGGTAAAAATAATAAAGAAATAACAGAATATCAATTAGGTTTTGAAAAAGGTGTTAAAGCAGTCAATGCTGAAATAAAAATTTATAATGAGTATTTAGCTAGTTTTAATGATTTTTCTCGAGCTAAAAAAGTTACTAAAAAATTAGCAGTAAAAAAAGTAGATATAGTATTTTATGCTGCTGGAGCTTCTGGTCAAGGGATTATTGAGACTGCTTTGCAGGAAAACTTAAAACTAATTTCTTTAGCTGCTGCTGATATCAATTTGGCTCCTAATAATATGTTAACTGTTATCTTAAAAAATACTGATTATTTAGTAAAAAAAGTAATTACTGATTACCAAAATTCTAATTATGAAAATGGAGTAAAGGAATATGGCTTAGCGGAAAATGCTTTGATTATTGATCAAGACCAAGCAAAAGATATGATGATTACTAAAAACATAAAGAAGATTGAAGAATACAAACAGCGTTATCTTAGTAATGAAATAAAATAA
- a CDS encoding biotin--[acetyl-CoA-carboxylase] ligase: MQDLNHLNRKRIEKKLKNNLAHNFELKIYEEIGSTNKIAKEYLQQKALAANSLNNIIIFTANRQIAGRGRKGHSWFSDDPASLAVSFLFKINKDLENIPQITAAAALAVHKTLVNFGLQTKIKWPNDILVKNKKICGILSELVFDKKQGTFVIIGCGINLNNINFKKEINKIATSYYLEKAKKLDKSLFLAELILEMEIKLKSYLNDNQQKIIELWKKKLALKNKKVDLVYKGNKYRVLIKAVLNTGELLVVFADGSQKKLQSLHTTLDYKTLTDFEERI; encoded by the coding sequence ATGCAAGATTTAAATCATTTGAATAGGAAAAGAATAGAGAAAAAATTAAAAAATAATTTAGCTCATAATTTTGAGTTAAAAATATATGAAGAAATAGGATCCACAAATAAAATAGCAAAAGAATATTTACAGCAAAAAGCTTTAGCAGCAAATTCTTTAAATAATATCATTATTTTTACTGCTAATCGGCAAATAGCAGGGCGTGGTAGAAAGGGTCATTCTTGGTTTTCTGATGATCCAGCTAGTTTAGCAGTTTCATTTTTATTTAAAATAAATAAGGACTTAGAAAATATTCCTCAAATAACAGCTGCAGCGGCTTTAGCAGTTCATAAAACTTTGGTAAATTTTGGTCTCCAAACAAAAATTAAATGGCCTAATGATATTTTAGTTAAAAATAAAAAGATATGTGGCATTTTATCTGAACTAGTTTTTGATAAAAAACAAGGAACTTTTGTTATAATTGGCTGTGGAATAAATTTAAATAATATTAATTTCAAAAAAGAAATAAATAAAATTGCAACTTCTTATTATTTAGAAAAAGCCAAAAAATTAGATAAGAGTTTATTTTTAGCTGAATTAATTTTAGAAATGGAAATTAAGCTTAAGTCATACCTAAATGATAATCAACAAAAAATTATTGAACTTTGGAAAAAAAAGTTGGCTTTAAAAAATAAGAAAGTAGACTTGGTATATAAAGGTAATAAATATAGGGTTTTAATTAAAGCAGTTCTAAACACTGGTGAGCTTTTAGTTGTTTTTGCTGATGGAAGTCAAAAAAAATTACAATCATTACATACAACTTTAGATTATAAAACTTTAACTGATTTTGAAGAAAGGATCTAA
- a CDS encoding folate family ECF transporter S component produces MKISTKKIAYLSFLIALTVILTRVLSIRIPVAGVEGVRIGFGALPIIFAGIAFGPLAGAIVGALGDILGYFINPIGAYMPHFTFTSLLTGFIPGFMIFYVLKRCRTLPVILIAISVGQVISSLILVPYFINNLFEVSFAILMPPRVLSQLINVPIYVYFIKTLINYKSVEIKKVKAGSNC; encoded by the coding sequence ATGAAAATAAGTACAAAAAAGATTGCTTATTTATCTTTTTTAATTGCTTTGACCGTTATTTTAACTAGAGTTTTAAGTATTAGAATTCCAGTTGCTGGGGTTGAAGGTGTTAGAATTGGTTTTGGAGCTTTGCCAATTATATTTGCTGGTATAGCTTTTGGACCACTAGCAGGAGCCATTGTAGGCGCACTTGGTGATATTTTAGGGTATTTTATTAATCCTATTGGTGCTTATATGCCTCATTTTACTTTTACATCATTATTAACTGGTTTTATTCCAGGTTTTATGATTTTTTATGTACTCAAACGTTGTAGAACTTTACCAGTAATTTTGATTGCTATTTCAGTAGGACAAGTTATTTCTTCTTTAATCTTGGTTCCTTATTTTATAAATAATTTGTTTGAAGTATCATTTGCTATTTTAATGCCTCCAAGGGTATTAAGTCAGTTAATTAATGTTCCAATTTATGTCTATTTTATTAAAACTTTAATTAATTATAAAAGTGTTGAGATAAAAAAAGTAAAGGCAGGAAGTAACTGCTAG
- a CDS encoding formate--tetrahydrofolate ligase: protein MKSDIQIAQEAEIKEIVGIAQKLGLKEDDLELYGKYKAKVKLDVFEKYSEKKDGKLVLVTAITPTPAGEGKTTTTVGLGQALNRIGKKAVIAIREPSLGPTMGIKGGAAGGGYAQVIPMEDINLHFTGDIHAIGIAHNLLAAAIDNHIKQGNELDIDPTQVTFKRAVDMNDRALRNTIVGLGGSKNGYPREDGFLITVASEIMAILCLANDLMELKKKLSKIVIGYNYAGESVTANDLKVAGAMTALLKDAIKPNLVQTLENTPAFIHGGPFANIAHGCNSVMATKLAMKLGDITVTEAGFGADLGAEKFYNIKSRFANLKADATVLVATIRALKMHGGVAKEELKTENLAALAQGIENLEKHIENMNKFGVPIVVAINRFPDDTEAELELVREKCEKLGVKVALSEVWAAGGAGGEELAQAVVELLENEESKFEYLYDQNSSIKTKIETIAAEIYGADGVDYSEQALQQIEKYKENGYAKIPVCMAKTQSSISDNPNLKGHPSGFKISVKSINLSAGAGFLVVMTGPVLTMPGLPKRPSAEEIDIDAQGKITGLF from the coding sequence TTGAAAAGTGATATTCAAATTGCACAAGAGGCAGAAATCAAAGAAATAGTAGGAATAGCTCAAAAACTTGGTTTAAAAGAAGATGATTTAGAATTATATGGAAAATATAAAGCTAAGGTTAAATTAGATGTTTTCGAAAAATATTCTGAAAAAAAAGATGGAAAATTAGTATTAGTTACTGCTATAACCCCAACACCTGCTGGAGAAGGTAAAACTACTACTACAGTTGGTTTAGGTCAAGCTTTAAATAGGATTGGTAAAAAAGCTGTGATTGCAATTAGAGAACCTTCTTTAGGGCCAACAATGGGGATCAAGGGAGGAGCTGCAGGAGGTGGTTATGCTCAGGTAATTCCAATGGAAGATATAAATTTACATTTCACTGGAGATATTCACGCTATAGGTATTGCCCATAACTTATTAGCAGCAGCAATTGATAATCACATTAAACAAGGGAATGAATTAGATATTGATCCAACTCAAGTTACTTTTAAAAGGGCAGTAGATATGAATGATCGAGCTTTAAGGAATACTATTGTTGGGCTTGGGGGTTCTAAAAATGGCTATCCAAGAGAAGATGGTTTTTTAATTACAGTTGCTTCGGAAATTATGGCAATTTTATGTTTAGCAAATGATTTAATGGAATTAAAAAAGAAATTAAGTAAAATTGTAATTGGTTATAATTATGCGGGCGAAAGTGTAACTGCTAATGATTTAAAAGTAGCAGGAGCTATGACAGCATTATTAAAAGATGCAATTAAACCTAATTTAGTTCAAACTTTAGAAAATACGCCAGCTTTTATCCATGGAGGACCTTTTGCTAATATTGCCCATGGCTGTAATAGTGTGATGGCAACTAAGTTAGCAATGAAGTTAGGTGATATAACTGTTACAGAAGCTGGTTTTGGAGCTGATTTGGGAGCTGAAAAATTTTATAATATAAAGTCTAGGTTTGCTAATTTAAAAGCTGATGCAACTGTACTTGTTGCAACAATTAGGGCCTTAAAAATGCACGGGGGAGTAGCAAAAGAAGAATTGAAAACGGAAAATTTAGCAGCTTTAGCACAGGGAATAGAAAACTTAGAAAAACATATAGAAAATATGAATAAATTTGGAGTTCCAATTGTTGTAGCTATTAATAGATTTCCTGATGATACTGAAGCAGAGCTTGAATTAGTAAGAGAAAAATGTGAAAAGTTAGGAGTTAAAGTAGCTTTATCTGAAGTGTGGGCTGCAGGAGGAGCAGGTGGAGAAGAACTTGCTCAAGCAGTTGTTGAGCTTTTAGAAAACGAAGAAAGTAAATTTGAATATCTTTATGATCAAAATTCTTCAATTAAGACTAAAATTGAAACTATTGCTGCTGAAATTTATGGAGCTGATGGTGTCGATTATAGTGAGCAAGCATTACAGCAGATTGAAAAGTATAAAGAAAACGGTTATGCTAAGATACCAGTTTGTATGGCCAAGACTCAGAGTTCAATTTCAGATAATCCTAATTTAAAAGGTCACCCAAGTGGATTTAAAATTAGTGTTAAATCAATAAATCTTTCAGCAGGAGCTGGCTTTTTAGTTGTGATGACAGGGCCTGTATTAACAATGCCAGGTTTACCTAAAAGACCTTCAGCTGAAGAAATAGATATTGATGCTCAGGGCAAAATTACTGGATTGTTTTAA
- a CDS encoding ABC transporter permease, giving the protein MQNDILSIQISQLFFAYLFVLVLLLIVKKKNIGHKSEILLVSLRMTIQLVAVGFILEYIFANQNPYYSISILLIMESFAIYNIYSRVQSQISKQLKIIIASSMFLGTTISIIFFVIVVVGLSPWFRSDYFIPLSGMLIGNSMTGISLGVNYLIDGFKDNQALIENYLMLGAEPETAAKEISDRAFYNAILPTINSMMGIGIVFLPGMMTGQILAGASPLIAIKYQIAIMLGILGSVTLTVFFMVNRGALTFFNSRKQLDI; this is encoded by the coding sequence ATGCAAAATGATATTTTGAGTATTCAGATTAGTCAACTTTTTTTTGCTTATCTTTTTGTTTTAGTCTTATTATTAATTGTTAAAAAGAAAAACATAGGTCATAAAAGTGAAATTTTACTTGTTTCATTGAGAATGACCATTCAATTAGTTGCAGTTGGTTTTATTTTGGAATATATTTTTGCGAACCAAAATCCATATTATAGTATTTCAATTTTATTAATTATGGAATCATTTGCTATCTATAATATATATAGTAGAGTTCAGTCACAAATTTCTAAACAATTAAAAATTATTATTGCAAGCTCAATGTTTTTAGGTACAACAATTAGTATTATTTTCTTTGTTATAGTAGTAGTTGGATTAAGTCCTTGGTTTAGATCTGATTATTTTATACCACTTTCAGGAATGTTGATTGGAAATTCAATGACTGGTATTTCACTAGGTGTTAATTATTTGATAGATGGCTTTAAAGATAATCAGGCTCTAATTGAAAATTATTTAATGTTAGGGGCAGAACCAGAAACTGCTGCCAAAGAAATTAGTGACCGTGCTTTTTATAATGCAATTTTGCCAACTATTAATTCAATGATGGGAATTGGTATTGTTTTTTTGCCTGGAATGATGACAGGCCAAATTTTAGCTGGAGCTTCACCTTTAATTGCTATTAAATATCAAATTGCAATAATGCTAGGTATTCTGGGGAGTGTAACATTGACTGTCTTTTTTATGGTTAATCGTGGTGCCTTAACTTTTTTTAATTCTAGAAAACAATTGGATATCTAA
- a CDS encoding ABC transporter ATP-binding protein: MFKLDKVQFKNILNIESLRLEQNKITAIKGSSGGGKTTFLKLLNNMITPEKGKITYKEKNIKDFDPALLRREVMMLPQNPKIFKGTIRDNFEKAELIRGGNLSSPERYNQLLVQVALTNSLNEQANNLSGGEKQRLALARIILLEPKVLLLDEPSSALDQKTEEKIIKMVVNYIKKNNRTLIMVTHSLQLAEVFADRIIEIENGKINNK; encoded by the coding sequence ATGTTTAAGTTAGATAAAGTTCAATTTAAAAATATTTTAAATATTGAAAGTTTAAGGCTTGAACAAAACAAAATAACTGCAATTAAAGGAAGTAGTGGTGGAGGTAAAACAACATTTTTAAAACTTTTAAATAATATGATTACTCCAGAAAAAGGTAAAATAACTTATAAAGAAAAAAATATTAAAGATTTTGATCCTGCTTTATTAAGAAGAGAAGTTATGATGTTACCTCAAAATCCCAAAATTTTTAAAGGAACAATCAGAGATAACTTTGAAAAAGCTGAATTAATTAGGGGTGGAAATCTTTCTTCACCTGAGAGATATAATCAGCTGTTAGTTCAAGTTGCTTTAACTAATAGCTTAAATGAACAAGCTAATAATTTATCTGGGGGAGAAAAACAACGTTTAGCTTTAGCAAGGATTATACTTTTAGAACCTAAAGTTTTACTTTTGGATGAGCCATCTTCTGCTTTAGATCAAAAAACAGAGGAAAAAATTATTAAAATGGTAGTTAACTATATCAAAAAAAATAATAGAACTTTAATTATGGTAACTCATAGTCTTCAGCTTGCTGAAGTCTTTGCTGATCGAATTATTGAAATTGAAAATGGTAAAATAAATAATAAATAA
- the ftsH gene encoding ATP-dependent zinc metalloprotease FtsH, with amino-acid sequence MNKFVKNIGFYLILIAISILVAQFFMQQGPTALEEFTYTDLLEEVAADKINRVTIIGNQEVTGEIDNKEFKVPVPPEAIPSLMQELRAGKVNIKTKPQPTTPWWINILSYILPVVILIVAWIFIMQKMQGGGSKMMSFGKSKAKLNESDVDITFADVANYEEVKEELQEVIQFLKKPDKFTELGAEVPKGVLMVGPPGTGKTLMAKAVAGEAGVPFYFISGSDFVEMFVGVGASRVRDLFEKGKKNSPCIIFIDELDAVGRQRGAGLGGGHDEREQTLNQLLVEMDGFEPNEGIILMAATNRPDVLDPALLRPGRFDRQVMVDKPDRLGRQKILEIHVKDKPLADDIDLEVLAKRTPGFTGADMENLANEAAILAARRAKKIIAMKEFDDAIDRVIAGPARKSKVVSEEEKNLVSYHETGHALLGELLEHADRTHKVTIIPRGRAGGFTVPLPSDDQNFMTKGQLLDKVTSLLGGRAAEAIFLDDISTGAQNDIERATQIIRAMVTEYGMSENLGPLTLGQKHDQQVFLGRDISRQRNYSEEVAARIDKEISKMVEESYSKAERLLKDNSETVEKIVTALKEYETLNADQIKRIMRGEEITGDPDKDRIEEDSSNQAESDELITTFKPETEEK; translated from the coding sequence TTGAATAAGTTTGTTAAGAATATAGGATTTTATTTAATTTTGATTGCTATATCTATTTTAGTAGCTCAATTTTTTATGCAGCAGGGGCCAACTGCTTTAGAAGAGTTTACATACACAGATCTTCTAGAAGAAGTTGCTGCTGATAAGATTAATAGGGTAACTATTATTGGTAATCAAGAAGTTACAGGTGAAATTGATAATAAAGAATTTAAAGTTCCAGTACCACCGGAAGCTATTCCTTCATTAATGCAGGAGTTGAGAGCTGGTAAAGTTAATATTAAAACTAAGCCTCAACCAACTACACCCTGGTGGATAAATATTTTAAGTTATATATTACCAGTGGTTATTTTAATTGTAGCTTGGATTTTCATTATGCAGAAAATGCAAGGTGGCGGCAGTAAAATGATGTCATTTGGCAAAAGTAAAGCTAAGCTAAATGAAAGTGATGTAGATATAACTTTTGCTGATGTAGCAAATTATGAAGAAGTAAAAGAAGAGTTACAAGAGGTAATTCAATTTTTAAAGAAACCTGATAAGTTTACAGAACTCGGGGCAGAGGTTCCTAAAGGAGTACTGATGGTTGGTCCTCCAGGAACTGGTAAAACCTTAATGGCAAAAGCTGTTGCAGGTGAAGCAGGAGTTCCTTTCTACTTTATCAGTGGTTCAGATTTTGTGGAGATGTTTGTAGGGGTAGGTGCTTCTCGAGTTAGAGATTTATTTGAAAAGGGAAAGAAAAATTCTCCCTGTATTATCTTTATCGATGAGCTTGATGCTGTAGGTCGTCAGCGTGGAGCTGGACTTGGTGGAGGTCATGATGAAAGAGAACAAACTTTAAATCAGTTACTTGTTGAAATGGATGGTTTTGAGCCAAATGAAGGTATTATTTTGATGGCTGCTACAAATAGACCTGATGTCTTAGATCCTGCTTTATTAAGACCTGGTCGTTTTGATAGACAAGTAATGGTTGATAAACCAGATAGATTAGGAAGACAAAAAATATTAGAAATTCATGTTAAAGATAAACCATTAGCTGATGATATTGATCTTGAAGTTCTAGCTAAAAGAACACCTGGTTTTACTGGGGCAGATATGGAGAACTTAGCTAATGAAGCTGCCATTTTAGCTGCTAGAAGAGCTAAAAAGATAATTGCTATGAAAGAATTTGATGATGCAATTGATAGAGTAATTGCTGGACCTGCTCGAAAGAGTAAAGTTGTTTCAGAGGAAGAGAAAAACCTTGTTTCTTATCATGAAACAGGACATGCTCTCTTAGGTGAACTATTAGAACATGCTGATCGAACTCATAAAGTTACAATTATTCCTCGCGGTAGAGCAGGTGGATTTACAGTGCCTTTACCTTCAGATGATCAAAACTTTATGACTAAAGGACAACTTTTAGATAAAGTTACTAGTTTATTAGGAGGAAGAGCAGCAGAAGCTATTTTCCTTGATGATATAAGTACAGGAGCTCAAAATGATATTGAAAGAGCAACTCAAATTATTAGAGCAATGGTAACTGAGTATGGAATGAGCGAAAACTTAGGTCCATTAACCCTTGGTCAAAAACATGATCAACAGGTATTTTTAGGCAGAGATATTTCTCGTCAGAGAAATTATAGTGAAGAAGTGGCTGCTAGAATTGATAAAGAAATTAGTAAAATGGTTGAAGAATCTTATAGTAAAGCTGAACGATTACTAAAAGATAATTCTGAAACAGTTGAAAAAATTGTAACTGCTTTAAAAGAGTATGAAACTTTAAATGCTGATCAGATTAAGAGAATAATGAGAGGTGAAGAGATTACTGGTGATCCAGATAAAGATAGAATAGAAGAGGATTCTAGTAATCAAGCTGAAAGTGATGAGTTAATTACTACTTTTAAGCCAGAAACAGAAGAAAAATAA
- the hpt gene encoding hypoxanthine phosphoribosyltransferase, with product MGENTIFADDIKEVIIDEKAIEKRIEELGKEITASYDDDADIVMLCILRGAILFMADLAREIDLPVVFDFMDVSSYGASTESSGVVRIVKDMEENIEGRHLIIVEDIIDTGRTLKHVIDMLQTRDPKSIKVVTLLDKPDRRVQKKIDADFNGFEIPDEFVVGYGLDFAEKYRNLSFIGVLKEKLYK from the coding sequence ATGGGTGAAAATACTATTTTTGCAGATGATATTAAAGAAGTGATTATTGACGAAAAGGCAATAGAAAAGAGAATTGAAGAACTGGGTAAAGAAATTACTGCTAGTTATGATGATGATGCCGATATAGTGATGTTATGTATTTTAAGGGGAGCTATTTTATTTATGGCTGATTTGGCAAGAGAAATTGATTTGCCAGTTGTTTTCGATTTTATGGATGTTTCTAGTTATGGTGCTTCTACAGAATCATCTGGGGTTGTTAGAATTGTTAAAGATATGGAAGAAAATATTGAAGGTAGACATTTAATTATTGTAGAAGATATAATAGATACTGGTAGGACTTTAAAACATGTTATTGATATGTTACAAACTCGTGATCCTAAAAGTATTAAAGTGGTTACTTTATTAGATAAACCAGATCGTAGAGTGCAGAAAAAAATTGATGCAGATTTCAATGGTTTTGAAATACCAGATGAATTTGTAGTTGGATATGGTTTAGATTTTGCTGAAAAATATAGAAATCTTTCATTCATTGGTGTTTTAAAAGAAAAGTTATATAAATAA
- the tilS gene encoding tRNA lysidine(34) synthetase TilS, whose product MKARFKEFIQKNNLLLNSSRILLAVSGGPDSLAMLDLFDKLKEELKIEIAVAHLDHMFRKESKSEADFIERFAKKRGIQFFSKRVNLPQIIKTNKVSAEAAARQERFTFFKNIIAKENFDLLALAHHKGDQAETVLLNLFRGCGLKGLGGIELQAKFKELELIHPMLIFTKKEILAYCQQQKLSPSFDSSNQENIYSRNIIRNEILPLIEKKINPKVKEVIAKNSKLIASEAEFLEKLAKKKYKELLVKEKSTKIIIDFNSLLALDQVIQRRIYRQIYKRLNNNLDDLYLEHIFEIEKLIADKKTGRGVDIASGIRVEISYSNLIFSKGSQSKQKLENKIKINLGQKIKINKKYSLKAKVVNEKDFAFVSDPKRAAFDYEKIDGPLFIRNRKAGDKLRPLGMKGQKKIKDILIDAKVPKYQRDQVPVIVDGNDNLLWLAPYKLSDKFKVTVKTDKILILELEYN is encoded by the coding sequence ATGAAAGCTCGATTTAAAGAATTTATTCAAAAAAACAATCTACTTCTTAATTCTAGTAGAATTCTTTTAGCTGTTTCTGGAGGGCCTGATTCTTTAGCAATGTTAGACCTTTTTGATAAATTAAAAGAAGAGCTTAAAATCGAAATAGCTGTTGCCCATCTAGACCATATGTTTCGTAAAGAGTCAAAATCAGAAGCAGATTTTATTGAACGATTTGCTAAAAAAAGAGGGATTCAATTTTTTAGTAAAAGAGTTAATCTACCTCAAATAATAAAAACTAATAAAGTTTCGGCAGAAGCAGCAGCCCGTCAAGAAAGATTTACTTTTTTTAAAAATATTATTGCAAAAGAAAATTTTGACTTATTAGCTTTAGCTCATCATAAAGGAGATCAAGCTGAAACTGTTTTATTAAATCTATTTAGAGGTTGTGGTCTAAAAGGTTTAGGAGGAATTGAGCTCCAAGCAAAATTTAAAGAGTTAGAGTTAATACATCCGATGTTAATTTTCACTAAAAAAGAAATTTTAGCTTACTGTCAGCAGCAAAAATTAAGCCCTAGTTTTGATAGTAGTAACCAAGAAAATATTTATAGTCGGAATATAATTAGAAATGAAATTTTGCCATTAATAGAGAAGAAGATAAATCCAAAAGTAAAAGAAGTAATTGCTAAAAACAGTAAATTAATTGCTTCTGAAGCTGAATTTTTAGAAAAATTAGCTAAAAAAAAATACAAAGAACTTTTAGTTAAAGAAAAATCAACTAAAATTATTATAGACTTTAATTCTCTTTTAGCTCTAGATCAGGTTATACAACGGAGAATTTATAGACAGATTTATAAAAGATTAAATAATAATCTTGATGATTTATACCTTGAGCATATTTTTGAAATAGAAAAATTAATTGCTGATAAAAAAACTGGTAGAGGAGTTGATATTGCCTCTGGCATTAGAGTTGAAATTAGTTATTCAAATTTAATTTTTTCAAAAGGATCTCAGTCAAAACAAAAATTAGAAAATAAAATAAAAATCAATTTAGGGCAAAAAATTAAGATTAATAAGAAATATAGTTTAAAAGCTAAAGTTGTAAATGAAAAAGATTTTGCTTTTGTTTCCGATCCCAAAAGGGCAGCATTTGATTATGAAAAAATAGATGGCCCTTTATTTATTAGAAATAGAAAAGCTGGAGATAAGTTAAGACCTCTGGGGATGAAAGGCCAGAAAAAAATTAAAGATATTCTAATTGATGCAAAAGTACCAAAGTATCAAAGAGATCAAGTTCCTGTTATTGTGGATGGAAATGATAATCTGCTTTGGCTGGCCCCTTATAAGCTTTCTGATAAATTTAAAGTAACTGTAAAAACAGATAAGATTTTAATTTTAGAATTAGAATATAATTAG
- a CDS encoding Ppx/GppA phosphatase family protein: MDLKAAAIDIGTNSCRLLIGEKNSNNSFNILVREVEITRLGEGVDENKNLNKSAVKRVEAALKKYKNIIEKYEVEKVRIIGTSALRDVNNSDLLAESIEKMGFKLEIISGEEEAELNYLGASSNLEANFLLIDIGGGSTEFIWANQNKINFKSLDIGCVRLTERFIDSPAKKVSAKEIENIKKYVENLLKSSLKLKQNFRIKGVGGTITTLAAIKLELTEYLSEKIENLEITKIELEQIISKLTELKLEKRAMIKGLQAKRADIIVAGLIILNSILDYFGSENLVVSDQDLLYGLLKEELVN; the protein is encoded by the coding sequence ATGGATTTGAAAGCAGCTGCAATTGATATTGGAACAAATTCTTGTCGATTATTGATTGGAGAAAAGAATTCAAATAATTCTTTTAATATTTTAGTCAGAGAAGTAGAGATAACCCGTTTAGGTGAAGGTGTAGATGAAAACAAAAATTTAAATAAAAGTGCTGTCAAAAGAGTTGAAGCGGCACTTAAAAAATATAAAAATATAATTGAAAAATACGAGGTTGAAAAAGTTAGAATTATAGGTACAAGTGCTTTAAGAGATGTAAATAATTCTGATTTATTAGCTGAAAGCATTGAAAAAATGGGCTTTAAATTAGAAATTATTAGTGGGGAAGAAGAAGCAGAGCTAAATTATTTGGGTGCTAGTTCTAATTTAGAAGCTAATTTTCTCTTAATTGATATTGGGGGAGGAAGTACTGAGTTTATTTGGGCTAATCAAAATAAAATTAATTTTAAAAGTCTTGATATAGGTTGTGTGAGACTGACAGAACGATTTATTGATTCACCAGCTAAAAAAGTTTCAGCAAAAGAAATTGAAAATATTAAAAAATATGTTGAAAATTTATTAAAATCAAGTTTGAAATTAAAGCAAAATTTTAGGATTAAAGGTGTAGGTGGTACGATAACTACTTTAGCTGCAATTAAATTAGAGTTAACAGAATATTTAAGTGAAAAAATTGAGAATCTAGAAATAACTAAAATTGAATTAGAACAAATAATTTCTAAATTGACTGAGCTAAAATTAGAAAAAAGAGCAATGATAAAAGGTCTGCAGGCAAAAAGGGCAGATATTATAGTAGCTGGTCTAATTATCTTAAATAGTATTTTAGATTATTTTGGCAGTGAAAATTTAGTTGTAAGTGATCAAGATTTACTTTATGGGCTTTTAAAAGAAGAATTAGTTAATTAA